Sequence from the Nitrincola iocasae genome:
GACATTAAGACTTACGCCGCTTGGAAGGTCGCCAGAAAAGCTGCTATTAAAATTGCTGCCGGGTAAAAACTCTGTATCATATGAAGGGTTAACATCACTGATGATTAACTGGGCAGATGGCGTACACCAAAGGCGATCCTCATACGGATCTATCCAATCCGGTGCTGGCAGAAACATATGGTTAGTGCCCGAGTAATGTCGAAGGGTGACCTTTTCTCGCTTATTATCTAGAGTCGGAGAAAATTGAGAAGTTGCCGTTTCTTCTCCTGTAAAATATCTTAGGCTTTCATATAGCATTTCAGCAATTGGATTGCCCCAGTCGGGAAACTTTGTATTTGAATCAGACATGGGTTTGTCGGTTAGCCAACCTCCGTTATATTGGAAATTACTACCTGCATCAAAATCAACGACTCTAAGCTTGCTAATGGTATCGATGATACCGCTGGTTGTAGTGAAAGCCCCTGTTGCCGAGTCTATTTCATCAGAAATGCTATCAATGTTTTTTCTTAGCAATCCACCCCTCATATTATAAGGATGTGTATAAGAGCCGGTTATCAGGCCAAACAACATTTGGTCATTTTTACCGAAGTCCTGAAGCAAACCTACTGGCTTATAGTTTCCCTCAGGGTATTGTTGGCAGTTTTCTTCTTGAAACTCTGTGCCACAAACCTCGACTCTTACAGCATAATCAGTCATGCGTGATGCTGGAACGGTTGCTTCTTTTGTCCAGGTTGTAATGACAGGACCTTGCGACGTGTCGGTTTCACTGGCTCGAAGTAGTGAGCTGGGTACAACTTCCCAGTTAGTTTGGCCAGGTCGCTTAACTAATAGCTGCCAGTTATCACCGCCAGTTTGTTCTTCATGTCTAAAAGTAAAATTATGCCATCCTTGGTTTAATTCTATCTGCCCTATATGTGCATTAGCATCATCAATTAATGCTTGTGCTATTTGGTTTGCAGTGCTGCCTGACTTACGTCCATGGCCACCATACCAATATGATACTACTTCTCCATTAATTTCAAATTCAACAGCATCATCACCGTTCGCTGCAAACTGATAGGTTCCAGTCTGTTGCGCACGAAATTGACCTGTTATATTTGTGAGATAATAATCATGACCACAGTCGCTGGCTACAGTAAATGGATTGTTATCAGAGCCAGTTGTATCTATATTTCCGTCAGCTATGTAATCACTGCCGCATTCAAAATCAGTTAATTCTACACGCATTTGCAAAAATTCTTGGTGGCTGTCGGCATTTGATGTAGGTAGATCTGCTGCATTATAAACACAGGGGTTATTGTTATTTCCTCCATGAATACACCGGGAACCTGCTACATGACGCTCAATGGCTACCCACTCCCAAATGCGAAAACGTGAGTTTGTTAGTACACGCATCAAAGGTTCCATGTTTGCGCTTTTATAGGGCGTTAATACATCATTTTTTAGTAGAGTTGTATTTGCGAATAAGTGACGAGTGCCAGATGCAGGTAAACCAAGAGGTGTGTAATTTCTTATATCATAACCATCATGTTCGATGCTTCTATATTCTTTACCCCAGCTATGTGCATCTTGGGGAATATAGCTTCTTTCAAGAACGGTTTGAGTTTCTGTGTCGGTGATACGGTTGCCACCATAAAGCACTTTCCTGAGGGCGTCTATTCTAGCCGTAGTAATATAGTTGAGGAAATCGCCACTCCAGCCGGAGCTGCAGGTTTTATTAGCGGCTTCTGCTGCTGCTTTAAATTGATTATTAGTATAAGAGTAGCAGAGTGTTGAATCGAAATAGCCATAATAATCAACTTTTTCCGGTTCATAGCCTATGTTCAGCTCGCCGTCACCATTGAGATCAGATGCGTCATTATAAGCTTCATAATAGAGTGTGTGATCACGCCCCATTACAATCATATTTAAGGGGGGGACCGCCTCTCCCCTGACTGAAAGGGGTACTGGTGAAATATCAACATCAGCCGTTACATGGCTACTTACTATAAGAGTGATCAGTATAAAAGCTGTTTTTGATAGCATTTTTTTAATGGTTTGGTAAGTAGTCATTTGCATCACCTAATTTTCAGCTTTTAAATTTACTGAACAGGTCTAAACCTGGTCTCAACAACAATAGAGGTTATATTTGTGCCACCCCAGCCTATTGCATTCACCGGAAAGATATTATGAAACTCGGCAGGTAGTTCACCTGGGTTAACGCGATACAGCCCGGGTTCACTAACAAAATATTTTGGATTCTCTGATAACATGTCACTTACCGCATGAGTCGTTCCACCAGTTCCATCCCAGGTTGCTGGATCTGCTAATTCTTCTCCATCAAACAGTGCTTCATTATCGGAGTTATCTCGCACGTAATCTTCTCCACCACGTAGTGCCGCTTCAGCCGCTTGAAACGCCATATTGCGGTCACGCATATTGCCGGACATGCGCTCCTGCATGGAGGTAGTTTGAATACCCGCAACACCTAAAATAGTCAGTATCAGTAGAAAGAGTAAGCTGACTATAAGTGCACTGCCTGTTTGTTGATTTAAAGCCATCATCTATTACTCATGGAAGTTTATTTCGTACACCGATCGTTGTGTTAAATGCCTGATACATCCTTCGATCACCAGCTGGTGCATTAAACGTAGCACCATCAAAAGGTATGCCTGTCATGTTATTTGGTAAAATATTGGCATGTTCACTACGCGCTAACAAGCTGATTCTTACCGCGACGACGTCGTCCCAATCAGTAACATTATTTGCAGTAATATAAGCATCGACGCGTTTGTCACCGCTTGTGTCAACACCATAGCGGATCTGCATATTAATTATATTATCTACCAGCTCTTCATCTACAGCGGCTCCAGAACCACCAAAACGAATTCTTCTAAGTGCCGTATTGTTTGGATCGGTGCTGGCGCCTATGTAATAAAGATCACTTTGAAACAGCATAATACGCATATTGTCTGAATAGGATTTGCTGAATGGGTTTGTGTTGGCAGGTAGTTTGTTTCCGGGTCCTATACCTGCTCCAGGATTACCTCTGTTTAGATTATTCGCATTGACACTTGATGCATTCTGAAAAATATCAC
This genomic interval carries:
- a CDS encoding pilus assembly PilX family protein — encoded protein: MMALNQQTGSALIVSLLFLLILTILGVAGIQTTSMQERMSGNMRDRNMAFQAAEAALRGGEDYVRDNSDNEALFDGEELADPATWDGTGGTTHAVSDMLSENPKYFVSEPGLYRVNPGELPAEFHNIFPVNAIGWGGTNITSIVVETRFRPVQ
- a CDS encoding PilW family protein yields the protein MRLTYLQKPKTHQSGLSLIELMISMVLGLLILAGVIQVFASTQQAYRTQEAMSRIQESGRYATEVLSRNIRQAGYKGGCGSNVDINILLDEAHSDYDAAVHALGAGLEGWNNSSGTYAASMAGYVANTDVLLVKHASTNSGVTASGNTPSQAANINLTGSSDIPKGQIVMVADDDACDIFQNASSVNANNLNRGNPGAGIGPGNKLPANTNPFSKSYSDNMRIMLFQSDLYYIGASTDPNNTALRRIRFGGSGAAVDEELVDNIINMQIRYGVDTSGDKRVDAYITANNVTDWDDVVAVRISLLARSEHANILPNNMTGIPFDGATFNAPAGDRRMYQAFNTTIGVRNKLP